The following proteins are co-located in the Paenibacillus sp. JNUCC32 genome:
- a CDS encoding carboxymuconolactone decarboxylase family protein — protein sequence MELRMNYRSANPEAFKTLLALEQAAQKSGLDHKLYEIIKLRASQINGCSFCVDMHSKDLLSMGESVDRLLLLPMWREVPIYSDEERAVIELTECVTKLSEAGVPAEVYERVRKHFDEKQFVDLVMAITTINAWNRIGVATGLFPGCFD from the coding sequence ATGGAACTGCGAATGAATTACCGGTCGGCCAATCCCGAAGCCTTCAAAACCCTGCTAGCCCTGGAGCAAGCGGCCCAAAAAAGCGGACTGGATCATAAGCTGTACGAGATCATTAAGCTCCGGGCGTCCCAGATCAACGGCTGCTCCTTCTGCGTGGATATGCATTCGAAGGATCTGCTCTCCATGGGCGAGAGCGTGGACCGCCTCCTTCTTCTGCCAATGTGGCGCGAAGTGCCGATCTATTCCGATGAGGAACGGGCCGTCATCGAATTGACGGAGTGCGTGACCAAGCTGTCCGAAGCCGGCGTTCCCGCCGAGGTATACGAACGCGTGCGCAAGCATTTTGACGAGAAGCAATTCGTCGATCTGGTCATGGCGATTACGACCATCAATGCCTGGAACCGGATCGGCGTTGCTACAGGGCTGTTCCCGGGCTGTTTTGATTAA
- a CDS encoding sigma-70 family RNA polymerase sigma factor encodes MLWDQIYIEYKPMMFGLAYRMLGSAADAEDIVQDVFSQFVQMDRGEVINEKAYLAKMTTNRCINLLKSSRRQRETYTGPWLPEPMLDYDMIKRSDPAERRENIGYAYLVLLQRLTPLERAIYIAKDTLGLEYHEISEMLGKTEISCRKTFSRAQQKMGRHTERPVGEGTRTEKQERFVEAFLRASDLGNFKPLLSFLKEEVTLLSDGGGKAKAAINPILGVKRVRAFFEGLSAKGSFREGFEPVSINGEPGVLLKREGRVSMVLTAEWEPDLSRISRIFLVVNPDKLQLFNQNSPGTAL; translated from the coding sequence ATGTTATGGGATCAAATCTATATCGAATACAAGCCGATGATGTTCGGCCTGGCTTACCGGATGCTGGGGAGTGCGGCGGATGCCGAGGACATCGTGCAGGATGTTTTTTCCCAATTCGTGCAGATGGATCGGGGAGAGGTGATAAACGAGAAGGCATATTTGGCCAAAATGACAACGAACCGCTGCATCAACCTGCTGAAATCGTCCAGGCGCCAGCGCGAAACGTATACCGGCCCCTGGCTGCCGGAGCCGATGCTGGATTATGACATGATAAAGCGGTCCGATCCTGCGGAACGCCGCGAGAATATCGGCTATGCCTATCTGGTGCTGCTCCAACGCCTGACGCCGCTGGAGCGTGCCATCTATATCGCCAAGGATACGCTGGGTCTCGAATATCATGAAATCTCGGAGATGCTTGGAAAGACGGAGATCAGCTGCCGCAAGACCTTCAGCCGTGCCCAGCAAAAAATGGGCCGACATACGGAGAGGCCGGTGGGAGAAGGGACCCGTACGGAAAAGCAGGAACGCTTCGTTGAAGCCTTCCTGCGGGCGTCCGATTTGGGTAATTTTAAACCGCTGCTCTCTTTCCTGAAGGAAGAGGTTACGCTGCTGTCGGATGGCGGCGGCAAAGCAAAAGCAGCCATCAATCCGATACTGGGCGTGAAGCGGGTACGGGCTTTCTTCGAGGGATTGTCTGCCAAAGGCTCGTTTCGGGAAGGGTTTGAACCCGTCTCCATCAATGGGGAGCCCGGTGTATTGCTGAAGCGGGAAGGCAGGGTCTCCATGGTGCTTACGGCAGAGTGGGAACCCGATTTGTCCCGCATCAGCCGGATCTTTCTTGTGGTCAATCCGGATAAATTGCAGCTGTTTAATCAAAACAGCCCGGGAACAGCCCTGTAG